In Fusarium oxysporum f. sp. lycopersici 4287 chromosome 6, whole genome shotgun sequence, a single window of DNA contains:
- a CDS encoding pyruvate, water dikinase (At least one base has a quality score < 10), with protein sequence MIRALGPKGIPVPPGFATSSYAYWHYVDANNIRGKIDELVSQWQAGHQTLAEAGHAIRNLFLRGTWPGDTAEAILSGYRDLCDKAQVDNLSVAVRSSATAEDLPDASFAGQQETYLNVQGDDALLDACRRCYASLFTDRAISYRQIKEFSHASVALSIGVQQMVRSDIGGSGVMFSIDTESGFDKIVLINAAWGLGENVVQGTVNPDEYQVFKPLLANMNLSLILSKKLGDKSIKMVYGDKYRPTRNVPTSRAERAAYVLQDEEILQLARWACLIEEHYGCPMDMEWARDGTSGRLFIVQARPETVQSRRDTAAFKTYKLLGVSACSLRCRTWTSLSMARFW encoded by the exons ATGATTCGAGCCCTTGGACCCAAAGGAATTCCAGTGCCACCAGGCTTCGCGACATCCTCCTATGCCTATTGGCACTATGTCGATGCCAATAACATCCGCGGCAAAATCGATGAACTGGTCAGTCAATGGCAGGCTGGTCATCAGACCCTTGCTGAGGCAGGCCATGCCATACGGAACTTGTTCCTGCGTGGAACTTGGCCAGGTGATACTGCAGAGGCCATCTTGTCCGGCTATCGCGACCTGTGCGATAAAGCTCAGGTTGACAATCTGAGCGTTGCAGTACGATCTAGCGCAACAGCTGAAGATCTTCCTGATGCTAGTTTCGCTGGACAGCAGGAAACATACTTGAATGTTCAAGGGGACGATGCACTGCTAGATGCCTGTCGACGATGCTACGCTTCACTTTTCACAGACCGAGCCATCAGCTATCGCCAAATTAAGGAGTTCAGCCATGCAAGCGTGGCTCTCTCCATCGGAGTACAACAAATGGTTCGTTCTGACATCGGCGGTTCGGGCGTCATGTTCTCTATCGATACAGAGAGTGGATTCGACAAGATTGTGCTCATCAATGCTGCCTGGGGCCTTGGAGAGAATGTTGTTCAGGGCACTGTCAACCCAGATGAGTACCAAGTTTTCAAGCCTCTCTTGGCCAATATGAACCTTTCGCTAATTCTAAGCAAGAAACTCGGCGACAAGTCAATCAAGATGGTTTATGGGGATAAGTACAGACCGACACGTAATGTCCCCACGTCCAGGGCTGAACGAGCCGCCTATGTTctccaagatgaagaaattCTCCAATTAGCACGATGGGCATGTCTCATCGAAGAACATTACGGCTGCCCGATGGATATGGAGTGGGCTAGGGATGGCACTTCGGGAAGACTTTTCATCGTCCAAGCCAGACCTGAGACTGTGCAGTCTCGCCGTGACACGGCTGCCTTTAAGACCTACAAG TTGCTGGGCGTATCTGCTTGCTCACTTCGGTGTCGGACATGGACAAGTTTATCGATGGCTCGATTCTGGTAA